The following coding sequences lie in one Arachis stenosperma cultivar V10309 chromosome 5, arast.V10309.gnm1.PFL2, whole genome shotgun sequence genomic window:
- the LOC130982307 gene encoding ankyrin repeat-containing protein ITN1-like isoform X1 — translation MAKVVANSTAAAASSQVEMVDIIASSQSSLQSHVVQIVSNDECSSSELIQDNGIYFEKCVPLLKVALKGDWNAAKHMIEQDDRLLRAAIVKRSGKTLLQVAAGSNHVHFVQELLKKLDPHDLELKDKNKNNAFCSAAASGNMKIADMMIKKNGELPKKRGGVGMTPLYLAALQGKNGMTRHLFPMTSDILDEEDERFIFFLLLQNGLYDLALQMLEENEGLASAQNDENETGLHILARKPADFTHQGPWNLRNLVMGSSVTPLIKLVRKLWNILVMNHTETKVWELISLPTQITFDATKLGNFKFVAELMRADPDLMWEVDAENRSIIHIAVLHRNSSIFNLIHEIGATKDLIVTFEDHEKNNMLHHAAKLAPSAQLKRISGPALQMTHELLWFQEVEKIMLPSYKELKNCDGKTPHALFTEEHKDLLTEAASWTKNTAKNCMLVSTLIATGVFAATFNLPGGRNSTTGTPTYLTQPLFLTFAISDAIALISSSASILMFLSILDSSYAEDNYFRSLPFKLLFGLIAQFVSITSMMIAFGVSFFITYYHGSNWVPIFISVLAFLPIPFFTLILFPLSTDIIHSSYFCLTLFRSRKRLLC, via the exons ATGGCAAAGGTAGTTGCTAACTcaacagcagcagcagcatCGTCACAAGTAGAGATGGttgatattattgcttcttctCAATCATCACTCCAATCACATGTAGTGCAGAttgtttcaaatgatgaatGCTCTTCCTCTGAACTAATACAAGATAATG GGATATACTTCGAAAAATGCGTACCCCTTTTAAAGGTAGCATTAAAAGGAGATTGGAATGCAGCTAAGCACATGATAGAGCAAGATGATAGACTGCTAAGAGCAGCCATAGTAaagaggagtgggaaaacactacTTCAAGTTGCAGCAGGATCAAACCATGTTCACTTTGTACAAGAGCTTCTAAAAAAACTTGATCCACATGATCTCGAACTGAAAGATAAGAACAAGAACAACGCCTTTTGCTCCGCGGCCGCATCCGGGAACATGAAGATCGCTGATATGATGATCAAGAAAAATGGTGAGCTACCAAAGAAAAGGGGTGGTGTAGGGATGACTCCTCTTTACTTGGCTGCATTACAGGGGAAAAATGGTATGACAAGGCATCTGTTTCCCATGACTAGTGACATATTAGATGAAGAAGACGAGAGGTttatcttcttccttcttctccagAATGGTTTGTATG ATTTGGCTTTACAAATGTTGGAAGAAAATGAAGGGCTAGCATCAGCTCAGAATGATGAGAATGAGACGGGTTTGCATATCTTGGCTCGAAAGCCTGCTGATTTTACCCATCAAGGTCCATGGAATCTTAGAAACCTGGTCATGGGATCAA GTGTGACTCCATTGATCAAACTTGTTAGGAAACTTTGGAACATACTTGTCATGAATCACACAGAGACAAAGGTATGGGAATTGATAAGTCTTCCAACACAAATAACATTCGATGCCACAAAACTAGgaaattttaagtttgttgCGGAGCTTATGAGAGCAGATCCTGATTTGATGTGGGAAGTGGATGCTGAAAATCGAAGCATAATCCACATTGCTGTTCTGCATCGCAATTCGAGTATATTCAATCTTATACATGAAATAGGTGCCACCAAAGATTTGATTGTTACTTTTGAAGACCATGAAAAGAACAATATGTTGCATCATGCTGCAAAATTAGCACCTTCAGCTCAGCTCAAACGAATTTCTGGACCGGCTCTTCAAATGACACATGAACTACTATGGTTCCAG GAAGTGGAGAAAATAATGTTACCATCATACAAAGAGTTGAAAAATTGCGATGGCAAAACACCCCATGCATTATTCACTGAGGAGCACAAAGACTTATTAACAGAGGCAGCATCATGGACCAAGAACACAGCCAAAAACTGCATGCTTGTTTCAACACTCATTGCCACTGGAGTCTTCGCTGCAACCTTCAACCTCCCCGGTGGCCGCAACAGCACCACGGGAACCCCAACCTATTTAACGCAACCATTGTTCCTTACATTCGCCATCTCCGACGCAATCGCTCTTATATCATCTTCAGCTTCAATACTAATGTTCTTGTCCATTCTCGACTCAAGTTATGCAGAGGATAACTACTTCAGATCATTGCCTTTCAAGCTTCTATTTGGGTTGATTGCTCAATTCGTTTCCATCACAAGCATGATGATAGCGTTTGGTGTTTCTTTTTTCATCACATATTACCACGGTTCAAATTGGGTTCCAATTTTCATTTCCGTTCTTGCTTTTCTGCCAATACCGTTTTTCACATTGATTCTGTTTCCACTATCGACAGATATTATCCATTCATCTTATTTTTGTTTGACATTGTTTCGGTCAAGAAAACGATTGCTTTGCTGA
- the LOC130982307 gene encoding ankyrin repeat-containing protein ITN1-like isoform X2: MIEQDDRLLRAAIVKRSGKTLLQVAAGSNHVHFVQELLKKLDPHDLELKDKNKNNAFCSAAASGNMKIADMMIKKNGELPKKRGGVGMTPLYLAALQGKNGMTRHLFPMTSDILDEEDERFIFFLLLQNGLYDLALQMLEENEGLASAQNDENETGLHILARKPADFTHQGPWNLRNLVMGSSVTPLIKLVRKLWNILVMNHTETKVWELISLPTQITFDATKLGNFKFVAELMRADPDLMWEVDAENRSIIHIAVLHRNSSIFNLIHEIGATKDLIVTFEDHEKNNMLHHAAKLAPSAQLKRISGPALQMTHELLWFQEVEKIMLPSYKELKNCDGKTPHALFTEEHKDLLTEAASWTKNTAKNCMLVSTLIATGVFAATFNLPGGRNSTTGTPTYLTQPLFLTFAISDAIALISSSASILMFLSILDSSYAEDNYFRSLPFKLLFGLIAQFVSITSMMIAFGVSFFITYYHGSNWVPIFISVLAFLPIPFFTLILFPLSTDIIHSSYFCLTLFRSRKRLLC, translated from the exons ATGATAGAGCAAGATGATAGACTGCTAAGAGCAGCCATAGTAaagaggagtgggaaaacactacTTCAAGTTGCAGCAGGATCAAACCATGTTCACTTTGTACAAGAGCTTCTAAAAAAACTTGATCCACATGATCTCGAACTGAAAGATAAGAACAAGAACAACGCCTTTTGCTCCGCGGCCGCATCCGGGAACATGAAGATCGCTGATATGATGATCAAGAAAAATGGTGAGCTACCAAAGAAAAGGGGTGGTGTAGGGATGACTCCTCTTTACTTGGCTGCATTACAGGGGAAAAATGGTATGACAAGGCATCTGTTTCCCATGACTAGTGACATATTAGATGAAGAAGACGAGAGGTttatcttcttccttcttctccagAATGGTTTGTATG ATTTGGCTTTACAAATGTTGGAAGAAAATGAAGGGCTAGCATCAGCTCAGAATGATGAGAATGAGACGGGTTTGCATATCTTGGCTCGAAAGCCTGCTGATTTTACCCATCAAGGTCCATGGAATCTTAGAAACCTGGTCATGGGATCAA GTGTGACTCCATTGATCAAACTTGTTAGGAAACTTTGGAACATACTTGTCATGAATCACACAGAGACAAAGGTATGGGAATTGATAAGTCTTCCAACACAAATAACATTCGATGCCACAAAACTAGgaaattttaagtttgttgCGGAGCTTATGAGAGCAGATCCTGATTTGATGTGGGAAGTGGATGCTGAAAATCGAAGCATAATCCACATTGCTGTTCTGCATCGCAATTCGAGTATATTCAATCTTATACATGAAATAGGTGCCACCAAAGATTTGATTGTTACTTTTGAAGACCATGAAAAGAACAATATGTTGCATCATGCTGCAAAATTAGCACCTTCAGCTCAGCTCAAACGAATTTCTGGACCGGCTCTTCAAATGACACATGAACTACTATGGTTCCAG GAAGTGGAGAAAATAATGTTACCATCATACAAAGAGTTGAAAAATTGCGATGGCAAAACACCCCATGCATTATTCACTGAGGAGCACAAAGACTTATTAACAGAGGCAGCATCATGGACCAAGAACACAGCCAAAAACTGCATGCTTGTTTCAACACTCATTGCCACTGGAGTCTTCGCTGCAACCTTCAACCTCCCCGGTGGCCGCAACAGCACCACGGGAACCCCAACCTATTTAACGCAACCATTGTTCCTTACATTCGCCATCTCCGACGCAATCGCTCTTATATCATCTTCAGCTTCAATACTAATGTTCTTGTCCATTCTCGACTCAAGTTATGCAGAGGATAACTACTTCAGATCATTGCCTTTCAAGCTTCTATTTGGGTTGATTGCTCAATTCGTTTCCATCACAAGCATGATGATAGCGTTTGGTGTTTCTTTTTTCATCACATATTACCACGGTTCAAATTGGGTTCCAATTTTCATTTCCGTTCTTGCTTTTCTGCCAATACCGTTTTTCACATTGATTCTGTTTCCACTATCGACAGATATTATCCATTCATCTTATTTTTGTTTGACATTGTTTCGGTCAAGAAAACGATTGCTTTGCTGA